The proteins below come from a single Serratia fonticola genomic window:
- the ttrA gene encoding tetrathionate reductase subunit TtrA, translated as MAKSTRRQWLKGGLALGGLAVFGASYSEMVQKVFTGLRDGSSGKLTLDRISANALPPEGRQHPEGWQANPQQAVSMTQCFGCWTLCGLRVRVDRDSNQILRVAGNPYHPLSHDHHFPYRLPVSDALNRLGGDAGLEQRSTACARGATLLEGLTSPYRVLEPMKRVGPRGGGQWQRISFEQLIKEVVEGGDLFGEGPVEGLRAIRDLQTPLDPAQPTLGPKANQLLVTNAGDEGRDTFIKRFAQNAFGTRNFGHHGAYCGLAYRAGSGALMGDLDKNAHVKPDWDHLRFALFLGTSPAQSGNPFKRQGRQLANARLRDEFRYVVVAPALPLTTTLANDHNRWVPVLPGTDSALAMGMIRWIIDQERYNADYLALPGEAAMQAAGEKSWSNATHLVVIDDDHPLCGQFLRKSHLVGGAGGDEESPALVWDAQRDEPQPATEAMRGQLLVEQQVQLADGSQVRVRSSFRCLQLAAQRFTLAEYSAQCGVSAETIAALAKEFTSYQRQAAVISHGGMMSGNGFYSSWAVMMLNALIGNLNLKGGVSVGGGKFKEFAEGPRYNLATFPEMVKPKGLVLSRSKQAYEKSDEYRRKVEQGVNPYPARGPWYPFVAGQFTEQLAPALMGYPYPLKAWINHMGNPLYGVAGLRDVVESRLKDPQHLPLFISVDAFINETSALADYIVPDTHNFESWGFTSPWSGVMVKASTARWPVVPARTAKTADGQPIALESFVIALSKAMGLPGFGDGALQDAQGNPCGLHCAEDYYLRAAANVAFAGEPVPEATESELRLTGVDRLQPALNQVLKPDERLRVGYMLARGGRFAPHEQAWQGEATGPQWKQGLNIWNEEVARHRHAMTGERYSGCPTYYPPRFADGSDVAQHYPSEAWPFRLMSFKSHLMSSSTAPIERLRAVKAVNLVALNPLDAERYGLQHGDRVRLQTPGGSVEAQISLLDGVMPGVIAIEHGYGHREMGARVHSLDGQALAADPRIAAGINLNDLGLADPTREVGNSWLDWVSGAAVRQGLPAKLQRLG; from the coding sequence ATGGCTAAGTCAACGCGTCGTCAGTGGTTGAAAGGCGGGCTCGCTTTGGGTGGGCTGGCCGTGTTTGGTGCCAGCTACAGCGAAATGGTGCAAAAGGTGTTTACCGGCCTGCGTGACGGCAGCAGTGGAAAACTGACGCTGGACCGGATCAGCGCCAATGCGTTACCGCCAGAAGGCCGCCAACATCCCGAAGGCTGGCAGGCCAATCCGCAGCAGGCCGTTTCCATGACGCAATGTTTTGGCTGCTGGACGTTGTGCGGCCTGCGGGTGCGGGTCGATCGGGACAGCAATCAGATACTGCGCGTAGCGGGTAACCCTTATCATCCGCTATCGCACGATCACCATTTTCCCTATCGTTTGCCAGTGAGTGATGCACTCAACCGGCTAGGCGGTGATGCCGGTTTGGAACAGCGCTCAACCGCCTGCGCTCGCGGTGCAACCCTGCTGGAAGGGCTGACCAGCCCGTACCGGGTGCTGGAACCGATGAAGCGGGTTGGGCCGCGCGGTGGCGGGCAGTGGCAGCGCATCAGTTTTGAACAACTGATCAAGGAAGTGGTTGAAGGTGGCGATCTGTTTGGTGAAGGGCCAGTGGAGGGATTACGGGCCATCCGCGATCTGCAAACGCCACTCGATCCGGCACAGCCAACGCTTGGGCCGAAGGCTAACCAACTGCTGGTCACCAACGCAGGTGATGAGGGGCGGGATACCTTTATCAAACGTTTTGCGCAAAACGCCTTTGGCACGCGCAACTTCGGCCATCACGGCGCTTACTGTGGTCTAGCCTACCGGGCAGGTTCCGGAGCGCTGATGGGCGATCTGGACAAAAACGCTCATGTGAAACCCGACTGGGATCATCTGCGCTTTGCACTGTTTCTGGGGACGTCACCTGCACAGTCCGGTAACCCGTTCAAACGGCAGGGGCGTCAGTTAGCCAATGCCCGCTTGCGCGATGAGTTCCGCTACGTGGTGGTGGCCCCGGCATTGCCGTTAACCACCACGCTGGCCAACGATCACAACCGCTGGGTGCCGGTATTGCCGGGGACGGACTCCGCGCTGGCGATGGGCATGATCCGCTGGATTATCGACCAGGAGCGTTATAACGCCGATTATCTGGCGTTACCTGGCGAGGCGGCCATGCAGGCGGCCGGTGAAAAAAGTTGGTCGAATGCCACCCATCTGGTGGTGATCGATGACGATCATCCCCTGTGCGGCCAGTTCCTGCGTAAGTCACATCTGGTAGGTGGGGCTGGTGGTGATGAGGAAAGCCCTGCCTTAGTGTGGGACGCACAGCGAGACGAACCACAGCCCGCCACTGAGGCCATGCGTGGGCAACTGCTGGTTGAGCAGCAGGTTCAACTGGCCGATGGCTCACAGGTGCGAGTGCGATCCAGCTTCCGTTGTCTGCAACTGGCGGCGCAACGCTTTACGCTGGCCGAATACAGCGCGCAGTGTGGCGTTAGCGCTGAAACCATTGCGGCGTTGGCCAAGGAGTTTACTTCCTACCAGCGGCAGGCGGCAGTGATCTCCCATGGCGGCATGATGAGTGGCAACGGTTTCTACAGCAGTTGGGCGGTGATGATGCTCAATGCGCTGATCGGTAACCTTAATCTCAAGGGGGGCGTCTCGGTGGGCGGCGGCAAGTTCAAGGAGTTTGCCGAAGGGCCACGTTATAACCTCGCGACCTTCCCTGAGATGGTGAAGCCGAAAGGATTGGTGCTGTCGCGCAGTAAGCAGGCGTACGAAAAGTCAGACGAATATCGCCGCAAGGTAGAACAAGGCGTCAATCCTTATCCGGCGCGGGGGCCGTGGTATCCCTTTGTGGCTGGCCAGTTTACCGAGCAGTTGGCTCCGGCGCTGATGGGATACCCTTATCCGCTGAAAGCCTGGATCAATCATATGGGCAACCCGCTCTATGGTGTAGCTGGGTTGCGCGACGTGGTGGAGAGCAGGCTGAAGGATCCGCAGCATCTGCCGCTGTTTATTTCCGTCGACGCCTTTATTAACGAAACCAGCGCGTTGGCGGACTATATCGTGCCGGATACGCATAACTTTGAAAGCTGGGGATTTACCTCCCCTTGGTCTGGCGTAATGGTCAAGGCTAGTACCGCCCGTTGGCCAGTGGTGCCTGCGCGTACAGCCAAGACGGCGGATGGGCAGCCGATCGCGCTGGAGAGCTTTGTTATTGCGCTCTCGAAGGCCATGGGGTTGCCGGGCTTTGGCGACGGGGCGTTGCAGGATGCGCAAGGAAACCCTTGCGGGCTGCATTGTGCCGAAGATTACTACCTGCGCGCAGCGGCCAACGTGGCGTTTGCCGGTGAGCCAGTGCCTGAGGCGACGGAGAGCGAGCTGCGTCTGACCGGCGTCGATCGTCTGCAACCGGCGCTGAATCAGGTATTAAAACCGGATGAGCGGCTGCGGGTGGGCTATATGCTGGCGCGTGGTGGCCGTTTCGCGCCTCATGAGCAAGCATGGCAAGGGGAGGCGACCGGCCCACAGTGGAAACAGGGGCTGAATATCTGGAATGAAGAGGTGGCACGCCACCGCCATGCCATGACCGGGGAGCGTTATAGCGGCTGCCCAACCTATTATCCACCGCGTTTTGCCGACGGTTCCGACGTGGCGCAGCACTACCCGAGCGAGGCGTGGCCGTTCCGGCTGATGTCGTTCAAGTCGCACCTGATGAGCAGCTCAACTGCTCCTATCGAGCGTTTGCGGGCCGTGAAGGCGGTTAATCTGGTCGCGCTCAACCCGCTAGATGCCGAGCGCTATGGGCTACAACATGGCGACCGAGTCAGGTTGCAGACGCCGGGCGGCAGCGTGGAAGCGCAGATCAGCTTGCTCGACGGCGTCATGCCGGGCGTGATTGCCATTGAACACGGTTATGGGCATCGTGAAATGGGGGCTCGGGTTCATTCGCTGGATGGGCAGGCTTTGGCAGCGGATCCACGCATCGCCGCAGGGATCAACCTCAACGATCTGGGGCTGGCCGATCCGACTCGCGAAGTCGGCAATAGCTGGCTGGACTGGGTTAGCGGGGCGGCGGTACGGCAGGGATTACCGGCGAAGCTGCAGCGCTTGGGATAG
- a CDS encoding DUF3251 domain-containing protein, producing the protein MTIRYRQVCLLTAMILLAGCAQNREVPKLTNQVVELKQVLGELTEQATALERQNRLNQSSTSGVYLLPAANNAAKLQSSVGELSLSLNYVKSEANGSQAILYVRTLSGQYLPGFTATLEWGQLDAATGMPLTAQAQSQQIQSASSLLPKTEQIFELRLSGVTPSQLGYIRVHSVEPIAQR; encoded by the coding sequence ATGACAATCCGTTATCGTCAGGTTTGTCTGCTCACCGCCATGATCCTGCTGGCCGGTTGCGCACAGAACCGCGAAGTGCCGAAACTCACCAACCAGGTGGTTGAGCTGAAACAGGTGCTGGGGGAGTTGACCGAGCAGGCTACCGCCCTGGAGCGCCAAAATCGGCTTAACCAAAGCTCAACCAGCGGCGTCTACCTGTTGCCAGCCGCCAATAATGCCGCCAAATTACAAAGCAGCGTGGGTGAGCTTAGCCTGTCGCTCAACTATGTGAAGAGCGAAGCCAACGGCAGCCAGGCAATACTGTATGTGCGCACACTCTCAGGCCAATATCTGCCAGGCTTTACCGCTACGTTGGAGTGGGGCCAGCTGGATGCCGCAACCGGTATGCCACTGACCGCGCAAGCACAGTCGCAGCAAATTCAGAGCGCCAGCTCGCTGCTGCCAAAAACCGAGCAAATCTTTGAACTGCGCCTGAGTGGCGTAACGCCATCGCAACTGGGCTATATCCGTGTGCATAGCGTAGAGCCCATAGCTCAACGTTGA
- the ribH gene encoding 6,7-dimethyl-8-ribityllumazine synthase → MKVIEGVVATPNARVAIAIARFNNFINDSLLQGAIDALKRIGQVADDNITVVWVPGAYELPLTARVLANTGKYDAVIALGTVIRGGTAHFEYVAGEASSGLGQVSMNTEIPVAFGVLTTESIEQAIERAGTKAGNKGAEAALTALEMINVIKAIKA, encoded by the coding sequence ATGAAAGTTATCGAAGGTGTTGTTGCAACTCCAAATGCCCGTGTGGCGATCGCAATTGCACGTTTTAACAATTTCATCAACGACAGCCTGCTGCAAGGTGCCATTGATGCACTGAAGCGTATCGGCCAGGTTGCTGATGACAACATCACCGTTGTTTGGGTCCCAGGCGCTTACGAGCTGCCATTAACCGCACGCGTGCTGGCTAACACCGGTAAATATGATGCGGTGATTGCTCTGGGTACGGTGATCCGTGGGGGCACCGCGCACTTCGAATATGTGGCGGGCGAAGCCAGCTCCGGTCTGGGCCAAGTCTCTATGAATACCGAGATCCCGGTTGCCTTTGGCGTGCTGACCACCGAAAGCATCGAACAAGCGATCGAGCGTGCCGGCACCAAAGCGGGCAACAAAGGCGCAGAAGCCGCCCTGACCGCACTTGAAATGATTAATGTAATCAAAGCTATTAAAGCCTGA
- the ttrC gene encoding tetrathionate reductase subunit TtrC — protein sequence MIREVMARPQEIAWLPWAVQYFFFIGLACSSIAIAAWLRWRSASEASRLELAAVSLAVVSGTVAPLALSADLHQPARIWHFYAHFAPWSWMSLGSVFLPLFTLLVVAYFILLLRCQLRAKALPFWARWLQIWPAWQEEKWLRWVALATLLSAVSILLYTGREVSVLRSQPLWYSLWLPWLLLLTAMQAVPPMLAYWLRHEPQWQSRLARYQGLSLLLLCLSSLGWWLDGSDSAAALRQLPTQGSVWSWVGSAFTVLILLLMVSAWRSRHRALGTAGLFAQCVAALLLCWGVRWMLLMQTQTLPKFNILLNPYVLPLGSEGLLAILGTFGLWLALIIGVRELQHGLMEKKRYG from the coding sequence ATGATCCGCGAAGTGATGGCTCGCCCGCAGGAGATCGCCTGGTTGCCCTGGGCGGTACAGTATTTCTTTTTCATCGGTCTGGCATGTAGCAGCATTGCCATTGCGGCCTGGTTACGCTGGCGTTCAGCGTCTGAGGCATCTCGGCTGGAGCTGGCTGCCGTTTCGCTGGCGGTGGTGAGCGGCACCGTGGCCCCGTTGGCCCTGAGTGCGGATTTACATCAGCCCGCTCGAATCTGGCACTTCTATGCCCATTTCGCACCTTGGTCGTGGATGTCTCTTGGCTCGGTGTTTTTACCACTGTTTACCTTGCTGGTCGTGGCCTATTTCATTTTGCTGCTGCGTTGCCAACTGAGGGCAAAAGCCCTGCCGTTCTGGGCGCGTTGGTTACAGATTTGGCCCGCTTGGCAAGAAGAGAAATGGCTGCGTTGGGTGGCATTGGCCACGCTGCTTTCAGCAGTCAGCATCCTGCTCTATACCGGCCGGGAAGTGTCCGTGCTGCGTTCACAACCGCTGTGGTACAGCCTGTGGTTACCTTGGCTATTGCTGCTTACCGCTATGCAGGCCGTTCCGCCAATGCTGGCCTATTGGTTACGCCATGAACCGCAATGGCAATCGCGCTTGGCACGCTATCAAGGGCTCTCTCTGCTGTTGCTGTGCCTCTCCAGCCTAGGCTGGTGGTTGGACGGTAGTGACTCTGCCGCTGCGCTGCGTCAGTTACCTACTCAGGGGAGCGTTTGGTCATGGGTTGGCAGCGCATTTACCGTCTTGATCCTGCTATTGATGGTTTCGGCTTGGCGATCGCGTCATCGGGCGCTAGGGACGGCAGGTCTGTTTGCACAGTGCGTGGCAGCGTTGCTGCTCTGTTGGGGCGTGCGCTGGATGCTGCTGATGCAAACCCAGACGCTGCCCAAGTTCAATATATTGCTCAACCCCTATGTGTTACCGCTCGGCAGCGAGGGGCTATTGGCCATCCTCGGTACCTTCGGGCTGTGGCTGGCATTGATCATCGGGGTTCGTGAATTACAGCATGGGTTGATGGAGAAAAAACGCTATGGCTAA
- the thiL gene encoding thiamine-phosphate kinase has product MACGEFDLIARYFDRFKSVRRDVQLGIGDDCALLTVPEKQLLAISTDTLVSGIHFLADIDPADLGYKALAVNLSDLAAMGADPAWLSLALTLPEVNEEWLKAFSDSLFEQMNYYGMQLIGGDTTRGPLSMTLTIHGHIPVGRALTRSGARIGDWIYVTGTLGDSAAGLAILQDRLQVSDRAAQEYLLARHLRPHPRVLQGQALRDLASSAIDISDGLISDLRHVLNASECGARIELDELPLSQTLTSNTDEDQALRWALTGGEDYELCFTVPEINRGALEVALSHLGADYTCIGQIGPQSEGMKFYRDQQEVELPWSGYDHFGSAQ; this is encoded by the coding sequence ATGGCATGTGGCGAATTTGATCTCATTGCCCGCTATTTTGACCGGTTCAAAAGTGTGCGCCGCGACGTACAGCTCGGCATTGGCGATGACTGCGCACTGCTTACAGTGCCGGAAAAACAGCTTTTAGCCATCAGTACCGATACCCTGGTTTCGGGTATTCACTTCCTGGCGGATATCGATCCCGCCGATCTCGGCTATAAAGCCCTGGCGGTTAATCTGAGCGACCTGGCAGCAATGGGCGCCGATCCCGCGTGGCTTTCGCTGGCATTGACGTTGCCGGAAGTGAACGAAGAGTGGCTCAAGGCATTCAGCGATAGCCTGTTCGAACAGATGAATTACTACGGCATGCAGCTGATTGGCGGCGACACCACCCGTGGCCCGCTGAGCATGACGTTGACGATCCACGGCCATATCCCGGTCGGGCGGGCGCTAACCCGCAGCGGTGCACGTATTGGCGATTGGATTTACGTGACCGGTACGCTGGGTGACAGCGCCGCCGGGCTGGCAATCCTGCAGGATCGTTTGCAAGTGAGCGATCGGGCTGCTCAAGAATATCTGTTGGCTCGCCATCTGCGCCCGCATCCGCGTGTGCTGCAAGGCCAGGCGCTGCGTGATTTGGCCAGCTCGGCGATCGATATCTCCGACGGTCTGATTTCAGATCTGAGACACGTGCTGAACGCCTCTGAGTGCGGTGCCCGTATCGAGCTGGATGAGTTGCCGCTGTCGCAGACGCTGACCAGCAATACCGATGAAGATCAGGCGTTGCGCTGGGCGCTGACCGGCGGTGAAGATTATGAACTGTGCTTCACCGTGCCAGAGATCAATCGGGGTGCGCTGGAAGTGGCATTAAGCCATTTAGGTGCGGATTACACCTGTATTGGCCAGATCGGCCCGCAGTCTGAAGGGATGAAGTTCTACCGCGATCAGCAAGAGGTTGAACTGCCTTGGAGTGGTTACGATCACTTCGGGAGCGCTCAATAG
- the nusB gene encoding transcription antitermination factor NusB yields the protein MKPAARRRARECAVQAIYSWQLSKNDIADVEHQFLTEQDVKDVDVAYFRELLSGVAVNAGMLDGLMAPFLSRQLEELGQVERAVLRIALFELKMREDVPYKVAINEAIELAKTFGAEDSHKFVNGVLDKAAPSIRRKK from the coding sequence GTGAAACCTGCTGCTCGTCGTCGCGCTCGTGAGTGCGCTGTTCAAGCGATTTACTCTTGGCAGTTGTCTAAAAATGACATTGCCGATGTTGAACACCAGTTCCTGACGGAGCAGGATGTCAAAGATGTTGACGTCGCCTATTTTCGTGAGCTGCTGTCCGGTGTGGCAGTCAACGCAGGTATGCTGGATGGCCTGATGGCCCCCTTCCTGTCGCGCCAGCTCGAAGAATTGGGCCAGGTGGAAAGAGCCGTACTGCGCATTGCGCTGTTCGAGCTGAAAATGCGTGAAGACGTCCCTTACAAAGTGGCCATCAACGAAGCGATCGAACTGGCGAAAACCTTCGGCGCGGAAGATAGCCACAAGTTTGTAAATGGCGTGCTGGATAAAGCAGCCCCCAGCATCCGTAGGAAAAAATAA
- the ribD gene encoding bifunctional diaminohydroxyphosphoribosylaminopyrimidine deaminase/5-amino-6-(5-phosphoribosylamino)uracil reductase RibD, which yields MQNDEFYMARAFELARLGRFTTTPNPNVGCVIVRDGSIVGEGFHLRAGEPHAEVHALRMAGEKARGATAYVTLEPCSHHGRTPPCADALIAAGVSRVVAAMQDPNPQVAGRGLYKLQQAGIEVRHGVMLAEAEAVNLGFLKRMRTGFPYVQLKLGASLDGRTAMASGESQWITSPQARRDVQELRAASSAILSTSATVLADDPALTVRWDELSSETQQIYPRDNLRQPLRIILDSQNRVTPQHRVVQQPGMIWLARQQPDDRVWPAGVEQLSYPLHGGGIDLVVMMMQLAKRQVNSIWVEAGAQLAGALLQAGLVDELIVYIAPKLLGDNARGLCQLPGLTQLADAPEFVFSEVRQIGPDLRLRLTAK from the coding sequence ATGCAAAACGACGAATTCTATATGGCGCGCGCCTTTGAGCTGGCGCGTCTGGGGCGTTTCACCACCACGCCGAACCCGAATGTGGGCTGCGTGATCGTGCGCGATGGCAGCATCGTGGGTGAAGGTTTCCATTTGCGGGCCGGTGAGCCTCATGCAGAAGTGCACGCTTTGCGCATGGCGGGGGAAAAGGCGCGGGGGGCCACGGCCTATGTCACGCTGGAACCTTGTAGCCACCATGGTCGCACGCCACCTTGTGCAGATGCTTTGATCGCAGCGGGAGTCAGCCGCGTGGTCGCTGCCATGCAAGATCCCAACCCGCAGGTTGCCGGGCGTGGGCTATACAAGCTGCAACAGGCGGGCATTGAAGTGCGCCACGGCGTAATGCTGGCAGAGGCTGAAGCGGTCAATCTGGGGTTCCTCAAGCGTATGCGCACCGGGTTTCCCTATGTACAGCTCAAGCTGGGCGCTTCACTGGATGGCCGTACGGCGATGGCCTCTGGGGAAAGCCAATGGATCACCTCACCGCAGGCCCGCCGGGATGTACAGGAGTTGCGGGCGGCCAGTTCGGCGATCCTCAGCACCAGCGCGACCGTGTTGGCCGACGATCCCGCGCTGACGGTGCGCTGGGATGAGCTGAGCAGTGAAACCCAGCAGATTTACCCGCGTGACAACCTACGTCAGCCGCTGCGGATTATTCTAGACAGCCAGAACCGGGTTACGCCGCAGCACCGAGTCGTGCAGCAACCGGGGATGATCTGGTTGGCTCGCCAGCAGCCAGACGATCGGGTTTGGCCAGCAGGTGTGGAGCAATTATCTTACCCACTGCACGGCGGCGGTATTGATCTGGTGGTAATGATGATGCAACTGGCCAAGCGCCAGGTGAACAGCATCTGGGTCGAGGCGGGCGCGCAGCTTGCCGGTGCGCTGCTGCAGGCCGGGCTGGTGGATGAGCTCATTGTGTACATCGCGCCCAAATTATTGGGTGATAATGCCCGTGGGCTGTGCCAACTGCCGGGGTTGACGCAGTTGGCCGATGCGCCCGAGTTTGTCTTTAGCGAGGTACGCCAGATTGGCCCCGATCTGCGCCTGCGGTTAACTGCCAAATAG
- the nrdR gene encoding transcriptional regulator NrdR, with product MHCPFCAAVDTKVIDSRLVGDGSQVRRRRQCLVCNERFTTFEVAELVMPRVIKSDEVREPFNEDKLRRGMLKALEKRPVSSDDVENAINHIKSQLRATGEREVPTKMVGNLVMDALKKLDKVAYIRFASVYRSFEDIREFGEEIAKLQD from the coding sequence ATGCATTGCCCTTTCTGCGCTGCCGTTGATACCAAAGTGATTGATTCCCGCCTGGTGGGTGATGGATCGCAGGTGCGCCGTCGTCGCCAATGTCTGGTCTGTAATGAACGTTTTACCACTTTTGAAGTGGCCGAGCTGGTGATGCCACGGGTGATCAAAAGTGATGAAGTTCGCGAACCGTTCAACGAAGATAAACTGCGCCGTGGCATGCTGAAAGCGCTGGAAAAGCGCCCGGTCAGCTCCGACGACGTAGAAAACGCCATCAACCACATCAAATCCCAGCTGCGCGCCACCGGCGAGCGTGAAGTGCCCACCAAAATGGTCGGCAACCTGGTGATGGATGCGTTGAAGAAGCTGGATAAGGTCGCATATATCCGCTTCGCTTCGGTATATCGCAGTTTTGAAGACATTCGCGAATTCGGCGAAGAGATCGCCAAACTGCAGGATTAA